A stretch of DNA from Halobacteriovorax sp. JY17:
AGCATGTGCCTTAACTTCATCCATATTTTTAGCAAGTTTAACTCCACCAGCTTTTCCTCTACCACCAGCATGGATCTGAGCCTTTACAACCCAAATATTTCCACCAAGCTTCTTGGCTCCTTCAACGGCTTCGTCGACGGACTTAGCTACCTGACCACCAAGAACTTTTATTCCAAACTTCTTCATCAGTTCTTTGGCCTGGTACTCATGTACGTTCATGAATCTCTCCTAAGTTTTGTATTAAAAATTTGTTCCCATAATAGTGGCAAGTCGTGCATCATACTAGGTGCTATGCTTCATAACAGATTGATTTTTGATGCTTTTGTGGCGACAATCTCTATATACTAAGAGATTACTATAAAAAAGGTTGAATACATGCAACGCAACACAGAGTATTTTTGTCTAGAACCTGCTAAATTTCGTTTAGACGGTGGAGCCATGTTTGGAATCATTCCCAAACCTCTTTGGAATAAAGTTCATCCAAGTGACGAGCAAAATAGAATTGACCTAGCTCTTAGACTTATCCTTATAAAGGATGAAAATAAGAATATCTTAATAGATACAGGGATCGGTGATCACAACTCCGAGAGCTTCAACGAGAGATTCGACGTCAGAACAGAGATGAAACCTCTTGAAAAAGCTCTCAAAAAAGCTGACCTAACACCTGGCGATATCACAGACCTTATTCTAAGCCATCTTCACTTTGATCATATTGGAGGAATTGGTGAGCTTATCGATGGAGTGATGACCCCCATTTTTAAAAATGCAAACTGCCATATCCATAAAGAGCATTATAATTATGCTCACTCTCCAACGATGCGAGATGCGGGATCATTTCACTGCAAGAACTTTGAGCCCATTATTAAATGGTATGAAGAAAACTCTAAACTCATCTGGCATAAAGGTGAAGAAGGGAAAATTCTAGACTTAGACAGTGGACCACTAAACTTTAAATGTTCTCACGGCCACACACCTTATCTGATGCACCCCTACGATGACAGAATGATTTATCTGGCCGACCTCATTCCAACTTCTAATCATATCCATATACCTTGGGTCATGGGCTATGACATTAGTCCTGGAGTCACAACAAAAGATAAGGAAGAATTTCTACAATTTATTTACGATAGAAATTTAACTATGATCTATGAGCATGATCCTATCTACTGGGGCGGAAAACTCACTCCGAGTAAACATGGTTTCAGTGCAGGTGAAAATTTTAAGAAATTTGATCAGCTCGCGTATAAAATAGAATTATAACTTTAGATTCTTAAGTTCGAGTCCAGTTTCATGGGCCTTTGCTTTAGAAGTTTCTTGAAGAAATAATGAGCGTTTTATAAATAACTTCATAAGACGTTCTCTATTCTTCTTTCTAAGTCTGTTCACTTTCTTCGTCATCGTAACCATATCAGATGACATTTCTCCAATCCTCTTTCCTTGCTCTAATAATTCTTCAAACTTTCTAGCAATGATAGGATCTGAAACTTCAAACTCTTTATATTGTTTATGAGTCTCTAAGATCAGTCCCTGCAAGACTGGGCCAATATTCTTACTGTAAAGAATTTCAAAAGACTCAATTTCCTTTCCTCTACGAATTGAAGTTAAAACATCTTCATACGTTTTATAAATTTTAGTAGAAAGCATTGAAAATGTTTTATATCCCTCTAAAATGTGAGTATAAGGCTTTTTCTTTTCAATTAGGTTTTTCTTTTTAAATTGAGAGAGATTCTTATCGAAATCCTCTCTCGTCCCAGGAAAGATCAGACTCTTTCCTCTAAAGCGAAGTTGCTCAGCTGGTTTAAGCAGGCCAAGAGAGAGCTTTGAATAGAGGTATTTAAATGCTCTCTGCTCTACTCCTGTAGGAATGGCCAGTAGCTGAACATAGTACTCACCCGAAGCGAAGTGATCCCCTTTTACAATCTTAACTTCTGGAAATTTTGCAACTCCATTAATCAACATTCCCATCGCAGTTGCCACAACTTTCTCTTCGGCAAGAACCTTATCTTGCACCGAAGTAAGAGTTAAGTAGACTTTAGATTTATGCTTAATATTCGCAGCAAGAATTAACTCTTTAGAGTCTTTTGACATAAAGATCTCGGCCTGAACATTATTCACAAAGGGAGCTTTTCTAACCTCTCCAATACGATCAATTGTAATGGCAGAAAAATCCTCTAAATTCACATAGGACTGTGTACTTTGATATATTAAATAACCTGACAAGATCAAAATAATAAAACAAGAAGCAACAGCAGTTATCAACTTATAGTTAAAAGGCTTCTTCTCTACCTCAGCTTCAATCTCTAGCCAGATGTCTTCTTCAGCCTCTTCCT
This window harbors:
- a CDS encoding MBL fold metallo-hydrolase produces the protein MQRNTEYFCLEPAKFRLDGGAMFGIIPKPLWNKVHPSDEQNRIDLALRLILIKDENKNILIDTGIGDHNSESFNERFDVRTEMKPLEKALKKADLTPGDITDLILSHLHFDHIGGIGELIDGVMTPIFKNANCHIHKEHYNYAHSPTMRDAGSFHCKNFEPIIKWYEENSKLIWHKGEEGKILDLDSGPLNFKCSHGHTPYLMHPYDDRMIYLADLIPTSNHIHIPWVMGYDISPGVTTKDKEEFLQFIYDRNLTMIYEHDPIYWGGKLTPSKHGFSAGENFKKFDQLAYKIEL
- a CDS encoding GYF domain-containing protein; the encoded protein is MEKTWFIFQSDHHLGPFSTEEVREMLQNGKVDDEVPLWKEGVDDWYPLKEFQEFKPVETLIDPPSDLPDLPQLPDLPIVEDFALEEIIELPAVPELPSIPSEEVLLEVVAEESIEEELPDFPEIPFEIQEEEEALPEFPEIVEVVEIVEVAETISAIEPVIEAEPAPLFIPKPDSIDEEEAEEDIWLEIEAEVEKKPFNYKLITAVASCFIILILSGYLIYQSTQSYVNLEDFSAITIDRIGEVRKAPFVNNVQAEIFMSKDSKELILAANIKHKSKVYLTLTSVQDKVLAEEKVVATAMGMLINGVAKFPEVKIVKGDHFASGEYYVQLLAIPTGVEQRAFKYLYSKLSLGLLKPAEQLRFRGKSLIFPGTREDFDKNLSQFKKKNLIEKKKPYTHILEGYKTFSMLSTKIYKTYEDVLTSIRRGKEIESFEILYSKNIGPVLQGLILETHKQYKEFEVSDPIIARKFEELLEQGKRIGEMSSDMVTMTKKVNRLRKKNRERLMKLFIKRSLFLQETSKAKAHETGLELKNLKL